From the genome of Pieris rapae chromosome 5, ilPieRapa1.1, whole genome shotgun sequence, one region includes:
- the LOC110996372 gene encoding gastrulation defective protein 1 homolog, whose protein sequence is MSKKPISFGKITLNFQKETSNDGASSGFGSFGRPIQEQKEIEELSDDLENQHVHQVMGIKNFGKKAKNYDIQEMMERAKKTAQEVAKKSMESKSKDADRDVIGPLPPNLGQDENNDDIGPPIPSNLIDKDNENTIITKQGGEDSYDELSDSDDEELPLEKRIPNTHEVEMHHGSKAVVALAVDPSGARLATGSIDYDVSFWDFAGMDSSMRSFRTLQPCENHPIRALQYSATGDSILVVSGSAQAKVLDRDGFEVLECVKGDQYITDMAKTKGHTASLNSGCWHPHIREEFMTCSQDGTLRLWLTENPKQHKSVIKPRQQGGLKTNPTACAFSRDGNTVACGCFDGSIQMWDHRKNFVNTSCVLRDAHQKQTEISSIAFSYLGSYLASRGNDDTLKLWDLRAFKKPLNIFSNLFSRYEQTDCNFSPDDTMVFTGESLQRNQEVGKLLFYNTKTFETVTSIEVTKSHVIKAIWHPKLNQIFIGCGNGVVKCYYDNKRSLRGAKLCIVKTNRKRQSVEVVSSQQIITPHALPLFKQEKLRTNKKKMEKERLDPVKSRRPDLPITSGQGGRVAASGSTLSSFVIRNLGLSKRVNDEQDPREAILKFAKEAEENPFWVAPAYKNTQPKTIFADEDGPSDAKKPKSE, encoded by the exons ATGAGTAAGAAACCCATATCATTTGGTAAAATAACtcttaattttcaaaaagaaACTAGCAATGATGGAGCTTCATCAGGTTTTGGCTCTTTTGGACGACCAATTCAAGAACAGAAGGAGATCGAAGAACTATCAGATGACTTAGAAAACCAGCATGTTCATCAAGTTATGGGTATAAaaaattttggaaaaaaaGCTAAAAACTATGATATTCAAGAAATGATGGAGCGCGCAAAGAAAACTGCACAAGAAGTAGCGAAAAAATCAATGGAATCTAAATCAAAAGATGCTGATAGGGATGTTATAGGTCCTTTACCTCCAAATTTAGGACAAGATGAGAACAATGATGATATAGGTCCACCTATTCCTTCAAATCTTATAGATAAAGATAATGAAAACACAATCATCACTAAACAAGGTGGAGAAGACAGTTATGATGAGCTCAGTGATTCTGATGATGAAGAATTGCCGTTAGAGAAGCGAATACCAAACACACATGAG GTAGAAATGCACCATGGTTCTAAAGCAGTAGTAGCATTAGCTGTGGACCCATCAGGAGCAAGACTGGCCACTGGGTCCATTGATTATGATGTTTCATTTTGGGATTTTGCTG GCATGGATTCCTCTATGCGGTCATTCCGCACCCTTCAACCTTGTGAGAACCATCCAATCAGGGCTCTACAATACTCTGCTACTGGGGATTCCATACTGGTAGTCAGTGGCTCCGCACAAGCTAAAGTTTTAGATCGAGATGGATTTGAAGTACTGGAATGTGTTAAAGGAGATCAGTATATTACAGATATGGCAAA AACTAAAGGACACACAGCTTCCCTCAACAGTGGGTGTTGGCATCCTCATATCCGTGAAGAATTCATGACTTGTTCTCAGGATGGCACTTTACGCCTGTGGTTAACTGAAAATCCTAAACAACACAAATCTGTTATAAAACCTAGGCAACAGGGTGGCTTAAAGACTAATCCTACTGCTTGTGCCTTTTCAAGAGATGGAAACACTGTTGCTTGTGGCTGCTTTGATGGCTCAATACAAATGTGGGATCATAGAAAAAACTTTGTCAACACATCTTGTGTTTTAAGAGATGCTCATCAAAAGCAGACAGAAATATCCAGCATTGCATTTTCATACTTAGGATCATATCTTGCCAGCAGAGGAAATGATGACACTCTAAAACTTTGGGATTTAAGAGcatttaaaaaacctttaaacatatttagcAATCTATTCTCTAGATATGAACAAACTGATTGTAATTTCAGTCCAGATGATACAATGGTTTTTACAGGTGAATCACTACAAAGGAACCAAGAAGTTGGAAAGTTGTTATTCTACAATACAAAGACATTTGAAACGGTCACAAGTATTGAAGTAACCAAATCCCATGTTATTAAAGCCATTTGGCATCCGAAATTGAACCAAATTTTTATAGGATGTGGTAATGGAGTTGTTAAATGCTATTATGATAACAAAAGAAGTTTACGCGGTGCTAAATTATGTATAGTCAAAACTAATAGAAAGAGACAATCTGTAGAAGTTGTTAGCTCTCAACAAATTATTACACCTCACGCACTACCATTATTCAAACAAGAGAAGTTGAGAACAAATAAGAAGAAAATGGAGAAAGAGAGACTGGATCCTGTTAAGTCTAGAAGACCAGATCTTCCCATAACTTCAGGTCAAGGTGGAAGAGTTGCAGCTTCAGGAAGTACATTAAGCTCTTTTGTGATAAGAAATTTGGGCTTAAGTAAAAGAGTAAATGACGAACAAGACCCGAGGGAGGCTATTCTGAAATTTGCTAAAGAAGCAGAGGAAAATCCATTCTGGGTGGCGCCTGCTTATAAAAATACGCaaccaaaaacaatttttgcaGATGAGGATGGACCCTCTGATGCCAAAAAACCAAAAagtgaataa
- the LOC110996391 gene encoding digestive cysteine proteinase 1, with product MISCLILCLFVGFSFGFTDKESPPQWSDVYAVKGLLNIPYAELHEPFYAWYDRKNAKSRIDYYGGMVKTYQFEASVFPNFGTSIKIAPITTEHVLNQETCLQVNGTEDSSISIQSVLPDMSDFKYVGSETMQDSDTAKWRMVMTVGDKVNKYTMWVKYKKSLRGDPIPIPVRYEMKGYNSLLGSHYDHYYIDYAEYCVDEIDQNVFEVDPKMKCTSFPGPGSRHFATFNPMKEFVHPVHNTHVDDEFDRFLMKHNKQYSSHIEEAKRLNIFRQNLRYIHSNNRARRGFTMSVNHLADRTDDELAALRGRKYSGPNTGLPFPYSKSVIEEMSVKLPPEFDWRLFGAVTPVKDQSVCGSCWSFGTVGAVEGALFLSNGGHLVRLSQQALVDCSWGFGNNGCDGGEDFRAYQWIMKHGLPTEEDYGGYLGQDGYCHIDNVTLVTSMKGWVNVTVKDEKALMLALFKHGPISVAIDASHKSFSFYSNGVYYEPKCKNKVEELDHAVLAVGYGVLNGQKYWLVKNSWSNMWGNDGYVLMSMKDDNCGVQAAPTYVLM from the exons atgatttcttgcttgattttatgtttatttgtcGGATTTTCTTTTGGGTTTACTGATAAAG aatcgCCACCGCAATGGAGTGATGTATATGCTGTAAAAGGACTCTTAAACATCCCTTATGCAGAACTACACGAGCCATTCTATGCCTG GTACGATAGGAAAAATGCTAAATCCCGTATTGATTACTATGGCGGAATGGTTAAGACATACCAGTTTGAGGCCAGTGTCTTTCCGAATTTCGGTACATCTATaaag ATAGCACCAATCACAACGGAGCATGTTCTAAATCAAGAAACATGTCTCCAAGTGAATGGCACAGAGGACAGCAGTATCAGCATCCAGTCTGTGTTACCTGATATGTCCGACTTCAAGTATGTGG GTTCAGAGACGATGCAGGATTCGGATACGGCTAAATGGCGTATGGTGATGACGGTGGGTGATAAAGTCAATAAGTATACGATGTGGGTGAAATACAAGAAGAGCTTACGGGGTGATCCCATACCAATACCAGTGAG GTATGAAATGAAAGGTTACAATTCCCTCCTCGGTTCACACTACGACCACTATTACATCGACTATGCCGAATACTGTGTTGACGAAATTGACCAAAATGTTTTCGAGGTCGACCCAA aAATGAAATGTACTTCGTTCCCTGGTCCTGGATCCCGACACTTCGCCACGTTTAATCCTATGAAGGAGTTTGTTCATCCCGTTCACAACACGCATGTTGATGATGAGTTTGACAG attCCTGATGAAGCACAACAAACAATACTCCTCACACATAGAAGAAGCTAAACGACTTAACATTTTCCGTCAAAATCtcag ATACATTCACTCTAATAATCGTGCACGTCGCGGATTTACTATGTCTGTGAATCACCTCGCCGATCGAACTGATGATGAACTGGCTGCTCTACGTGGAAGGAAATATAGTGGACCAAACACGG gtCTCCCCTTTCCCTACAGTAAATCTGTAATTGAAGAAATGAGTGTGAAACTCCCCCCAGAGTTCGACTGGAGGCTCTTTGGGGCTGTCACTCCTGTCAAAG ATCAATCAGTATGTGGTTCTTGCTGGTCCTTCGGAACGGTGGGCGCCGTCGAAGGCGCCTTGTTCCTTAGTAACGGAGGTCATTTAGTCCGCCTGAGTCAACAGGCCCTAGTGGATTGTTCTTGGGg tttcggCAACAATGGCTGTGATGGCGGCGAAGACTTCCGCGCCTACCAGTGGATCATGAAGCATGGCCTACCTACCGAAGAGGACTATGGAGGCTATTTGGGGCAG GATGGGTACTGCCACATTGACAACGTCACTCTGGTGACTTCAATGAAGGGCTGGGTCAACGTTACTGTTAAGGACGAGAAGGCTCTCAtg ctGGCTTTATTCAAACACGGCCCGATCTCAGTTGCAATCGATGCCAGCCACAAAAGCTTTAGCTTTTACTCCAACGGGGTCTACTATGAACCTAAATG caaAAACAAAGTGGAGGAACTAGATCACGCCGTACTCGCGGTGGGGTATGGGGTGCTAAACGGCCAAAAATACTGGCTGGTTAAGAATTCTTGGTCCAATATGTGGGGCAATGATGGTTACGTACTCATGTCTATGAAGGACGATAATTGTGGGGTCCAGGCGGCTCCCACTTATGTTCTTATGTAA
- the LOC110996343 gene encoding 39S ribosomal protein L39, mitochondrial — protein sequence MKRNIQCLFKSFNYKQNITITLSKRFLSSQDAIDRRHHLFMLEKKRQIENVGRIEKIEINYKGIPKDCTLIMNKDISTPYDCAKHLSEWHADTSALALLDGTVYWDMHKPLTDSCSLELQNFNVPEPQQVNKAFWRSCSLVLGACVTAAFKDNVPVKLHSFPGPDIRSGSFIYDVDLPSLPDWKPTQQELHTLSAEYVMLSRKGLPIERLDVSEQLAMEMFVDNEHKSSQIPSIARANGKVTLYKVDKHVDISKGPLISNTAQIGKLAICSVHKITGSSESDVKQLYRFQGVALPTGVVLNHFAFSILTERAKKLNSARSPITPFVETREPHQSIAASA from the exons ATGAAGCGGAATATACAGTGTTTATTCAAAtcgtttaattacaaacagaATATTACGATTACCTTATCGAAAA GATTCCTAAGTTCACAAGATGCAATAGACCGTAGACACCATTTGTTCATGCTAGAAAAAAAACGGCAAATAGAAAATGTGGGAAGAATAGAAAagatagaaattaattataaagggATACCTAAAGACTGCACATTGATTATGAACAAAGATATATCAACACCATACGACTGTGCTAAAC ATCTGAGTGAGTGGCATGCTGATACCAGTGCCTTAGCTCTTCTTGATGGAACTGTGTATTGGGATATGCACAAGCCTCTTACTGACAGCTGCAGTTTAGAA TTGCAAAACTTTAATGTGCCTGAGCCGCAGCAAGTTAACAAAGCTTTCTGGCGAAGTTGTTCACTAGTTCTTGGTGCATGTGTGACAGCAGCATTCAAAGATAATGTTCCTGTTAAATTGCACAGCTTTCCTGGACCTGAca TCCGCAGTGGTTCATTCATCTATGATGTAGACTTACCATCGCTACCTGACTGGAAACCAACTCAACAAGAGCTTCATACTTTGAGTGCGGAATATGTAATGCTAAGCAGAAAGGGTTTGCCAATAGAGAGATTAGATGTTTCAGAACAATTGGCTATGGAAATGTTTGTAGACAATGAACATAAAAGCAGTCAAATACCTAGTATTGCTCGGGCTAATG GCAAAGTTACATTGTACAAAGTAGATAAACATGTGGACATATCAAAAGGGCCGTTGATAAGCAATACTGCACAAATTGGAAAACTTGCAATTTGTTCCGTACATAAGATTACAG GTTCTTCAGAGAGTGATGTAAAGCAACTCTATAGATTTCAAGGAGTAGCACTACCAACAGGAGTGGTCCTCAATCACTTTGCATTCTCAATACTCACAGAACGAGCTAAGAAATTG aATTCAGCACGTTCACCAATTACTCCATTTGTAGAGACACGGGAACCACACCAAAGTATAGCAGCAAGTGCTTAA
- the LOC110996342 gene encoding EKC/KEOPS complex subunit TP53RK — MCEEFKLLKQGAEAKLLVCNYLGKPTLIKERFQKNYRHPDLDETITKERIKNEARSIVRCKTIGVKTPTLYLVDFDRRRIYMQHFENSITAKDFIINTKKLETGDGSENLNILSKKIGETVRKLHENSIIHGDLTTSNILLIEKNTSNDLKSLEQDNIELVMIDFGLSHTASNAEDMGVDLYVLERAIISTHNDCPDLFPRILESYKTIKTKNKSYNIKEVINKFEEVRARGRKRTMVG, encoded by the coding sequence ATGTGTGAAGAATTCAAGTTATTGAAACAAGGTGCAGAAGCTAAGTTGTTAGTGTGCAACTATTTAGGAAAACCAACGCTTATCAAGGAAAGGTTTCAAAAGAATTATCGACATCCAGATTTAGATGAGACCATAACAAAAGAGAGAATAAAAAATGAAGCCCGATCAATTGTTCGCTGTAAGACAATTGGTGTTAAAACTCCAACGTTATATTTAGTTGATTTTGACCGAAGGCGTATATATATGCAACATTTTGAGAATAGTATAAcagcaaaagattttatcaTAAACACTAAAAAGCTTGAAACTGGTGATGGATCAGAAAACCTGAATATACTTTCCAAAAAAATTGGAGAGACGGTGCGAAAATTGCatgaaaatagtattattcaTGGTGATTTGACTACCTCCAATATTCtacttattgaaaaaaatacatctaatgatttaaaatctttGGAACAGGATAACATAGAATTAGTAATGATTGATTTTGGCTTGTCCCATACAGCATCTAATGCAGAGGATATGGGTGTAGATTTATATGTGTTAGAAAGAGCCATTATAAGCACACATAATGACTGTCCAGATTTATTTCCTAGAATTTTAGAATCTTATAAAACcattaaaacaaagaataaatcttataacattaaggaagttataaataaatttgaagaaGTTAGAGCAAGGGGCAGAAAGAGGACTATGGTTggttaa